Proteins from a single region of Nitrososphaerota archaeon:
- a CDS encoding LLM class flavin-dependent oxidoreductase yields MRLSWCLSSSFPELLKEARLCETVDLDGVWYSDYQAPFSETIELYVALTSVALRTRRVFVGSFVTDVLRRHPMVAAHAYASLSYIAPQRLILGLGAGAGTSHLSYGIKLHDLATKLKEGLKVIKSLWKASPEKPADFKGKHFTLERAGSPLKPASIIPIYIASYGPKMIEITAELADGWIPESHTPLTYKITLDKIYFLMRRFGREAEELEPCLAAIFYPFEPDTESYQRILNAAKHYLATYPDVLWAAGYGRNHPGLRTQHLMAKPNLWDELANEVPDDLADSTIIYGKVEECINRIAHFRDAGCQHIILEPYWIEKRKLKEAIRIAGNKIKPSIQSL; encoded by the coding sequence ATGAGGCTGAGTTGGTGCCTTTCCTCTTCTTTTCCTGAACTGCTAAAGGAGGCTAGGTTATGTGAGACAGTTGATCTTGATGGTGTGTGGTACTCTGATTATCAAGCCCCATTTTCAGAAACGATTGAACTATATGTTGCATTGACATCTGTTGCTTTAAGAACACGGAGAGTATTTGTCGGATCTTTTGTCACGGACGTTCTAAGGCGTCACCCCATGGTTGCAGCGCACGCTTACGCCTCACTGAGCTACATCGCGCCTCAAAGACTCATTCTAGGACTTGGTGCTGGAGCTGGGACAAGCCACCTCAGCTACGGCATAAAACTCCACGATTTGGCAACTAAGCTCAAGGAGGGCTTAAAGGTGATAAAATCGCTCTGGAAGGCCTCTCCAGAGAAGCCGGCTGATTTTAAAGGGAAGCATTTCACATTAGAAAGAGCAGGATCGCCTCTAAAGCCAGCTAGCATTATCCCGATATACATCGCTTCCTATGGACCGAAGATGATAGAGATAACAGCTGAGCTTGCTGACGGCTGGATACCTGAGTCCCATACACCACTAACCTACAAGATAACATTAGATAAAATCTATTTCTTGATGAGGAGGTTTGGAAGAGAAGCTGAAGAGTTAGAGCCTTGCCTTGCCGCTATATTTTACCCATTTGAACCTGATACAGAATCCTACCAGCGCATCCTAAACGCGGCGAAACACTATCTGGCTACTTATCCCGATGTACTATGGGCTGCAGGGTACGGGCGAAATCACCCTGGGTTAAGGACGCAGCACCTAATGGCGAAGCCAAATCTGTGGGATGAACTGGCCAACGAGGTTCCAGACGATCTAGCCGACTCCACAATTATTTACGGTAAAGTTGAGGAATGCATCAATAGAATAGCCCATTTCAGAGATGCTGGATGCCAACACATAATACTAGAACCATATTGGATAGAAAAGCGTAAGTTAAAAGAGGCAATTAGAATAGCAGGCAATAAGATCAAACCAAGCATTCAGAGCCTATGA
- a CDS encoding 50S ribosomal protein L40e, translated as MPITDVAKKQLAQKRKLFFKICLRCGKKNAITATRCRRCRSDDLRLKNRTLGAKK; from the coding sequence ATGCCGATAACAGATGTAGCAAAAAAGCAGCTAGCCCAAAAGAGGAAACTCTTCTTCAAAATCTGTTTAAGATGTGGCAAGAAGAACGCAATAACCGCAACCAGATGTAGAAGATGCCGCAGCGACGACCTAAGGCTAAAGAACAGAACCCTAGGCGCCAAGAAGTAG